A window of the Fulvia fulva chromosome 11, complete sequence genome harbors these coding sequences:
- a CDS encoding Transcription factor → MVFCTYCGQSFTRDEHLERHILTLCVDTNVKPFKCFTCHMSFARRDLLQRHYTVHGRDQNQQEIPAANGMIPKSAGRTPIACSNCAKTKTKCDKKFPCSRCAGRNLRCTLRPTRRASKNANRVGIPPEGAVALPNGVIQTVGIENGAHPQPPTGSPQQQPPTFKPASPKNGMSAIPEEKSAAQPTVDGPPTQYADQPTSGPSPTDFSPAMNNGFINNTPMSGFHDLPHMSKDSSEAGSSPDFMLDWSQMQMPIGYDGMIAPHMLMNPDMGFDPNLVLADGHDDLLTIMPDVANGMAPPLITPLETPKIERSFSDMDLSRSAAAFHQHRQSMASVQSSSHSAPLAQADINGEMPAIVAAQDAWSVFKCTPIVPSTSCPKTAKANLERLEETLKNHEGWSTWSPQWEDADVAGGDHLTVMQLHGSTRDKLLAITQSFLHKALEIHREGHDRSSSGSGYHSPNSHYASNFVLLPPARVLEFFLRSYANCFERYYPLTSRGILDANELMHCYNDRASSLLVLMMIAQGAMNIPSTDARMLTGGLTEACRISLFDLIERNIIMSGDPIVLHSALLFTVQAAWSGDKWQMDIAMGQRGMYFAMLRHSGLLEKTSQQSNIVGAHPNADQLWNEWIQNESRSRLIYSWVLVDQDLALFHDTAPLFSVTEFGAPMPDADRLWNAKSAAAWSSIFEQVHEFSGGYSSIGSGARPLSLRDLFRHFLDDEMIPLGIEMTPLQLRLLLHPLQSLVCQYSQLLSCFSDVLSKRDDGNTPRKVSASSTRSRLEEVQSLLGRWFDLAERYLKANPTCPMMQTNLVIFHLISLNAVTKFPEVERLARRENFDGTYQQLAWTHKRCIHDIEEAVFHCGQVFRLIRAMPRGIRPPWWAGAIYRVALILWTDSLTHKESASPNNNGMFPVPGPSFAIDNLSADHPLIIRYLTKREGVPCVTKRDGSQMPLDRAYSVLQHSIEVIDEGASNRFADGIRSKLERLARG, encoded by the exons ATGGTGTTCTGCACCTACTGCGGACAGTCCTTTACCCGGGATGAACACCTGGAGAGACATATCCTAACCC TGTGTGTAGACACAAACGTAAAGCCATTCAAATGCTTCACATGTCATATGTCCTTTGCGAGAAG GGATCTCCTTCAACGACACTACACTGTCCATGGCAGAGACCAGAACCAGCAAGAGATACCCGCTGCCAATGGCATGATACCTAAATCGGCTGGGCGGACACCCATTGCTTGCAGTAATTGTGCCAAGACGAAGACAAAGTGTGACAAGAAGTTCCCTTGTTCGAGATGCGCAGGGAGGAATCTTCGTTGCACACTTCGTCCAACTCGACGAGCATCGAAGAACGCAAATCGAGTCGGAATACCTCCAGAGGGGGCAGTGGCTCTTCCCAATGGTGTCATCCAGACAGTCGGCATCGAGAACGGCGCACATCCCCAACCGCCTACTGGCAGTCCACAACAGCAACCACCCACGTTTAAGCCAGCGAGTCCGAAGAATGGCATGTCCGCGATCCCAGAAGAGAAGTCTGCAGCACAACCAACAGTCGATGGGCCACCGACTCAGTATGCAGACCAGCCTACTAGTGGACCGTCACCTACCGACTTCTCGCCGGCAATGAACAATGGCTTCATCAATAACACGCCAATGTCCGGGTTTCATGATCTTCCCCACATGAGCAAGGATAGCTCTGAGGCCGGATCGAGTCCAGATTTCATGCTGGATTGGAGCCAGATGCAGATGCCGATTGGGTACGACGGCATGATTGCACCCCATATGTTGATGAATCCGGATATGGGCTTCGACCCTAACCTTGTGCTTGCGGACGGCCATGATGATCTGCTCACGATAATGCCTGACGTAGCGAATGGTATGGCGCCACCACTCATCACACCTCTGGAAACACCCAAGATTGAACGATCTTTCTCAGACATGGACCTCAGCAGATCGGCAGCCGCGTTCCATCAACATCGTCAGTCAATGGCATCGGTCCAATCCTCATCACATTCTGCTCCGCTGGCGCAGGCAGACATCAACGGGGAGATGCCAGCAATTGTCGCTGCTCAGGATGCTTGGTCAGTGTTCAAGTGTACTCCGATCGTCCCATCCACGTCTTGCCCGAAGACTGCCAAGGCCAACCTGGAGCGTCTTGAGGAAACCTTGAAGAACCACGAGGGCTGGAGCACGTGGAGTCCGCAATGGGAAGATGCCGACGTAGCTGGGGGTGACCACCTCACAGTCATGCAGTTGCACGGGAGCACGCGAGACAAGCTGCTTGCCATCACCCAAAGCTTCCTTCACAAAGCCCTGGAGATCCATCGCGAAGGTCACGACCGCAGCTCGTCGGGCTCTGGGTACCATTCGCCAAACTCACATTATGCTTCAAACTTCGTGCTACTTCCGCCAGCTCGCGTTCTGGAGTTCTTCCTGCGCTCTTATGCGAACTGCTTTGAGCGATACTATCCTCTTACTTCACGAGGCATCCTGGACGCCAACGAGCTCATGCATTGTTACAACGACCGGGCTTCGAGTTTGTTGGTGCTGATGATGATCGCTCAAGGCGCGATGAACATCCCGTCCACGGATGCTCGCATGCTCACCGGTGGCTTGACAGAAGCTTGTCGCATCTCGCTCTTTGATCTCATCGAGAGGAACATCATTATGTCTGGCGACCCGATTGTCCTGCACTCAGCATTGCTCTTCACCGTTCAAGCTGCCTGGAGTGGCGACAAGTGGCAAATGGATATCGCCATGGGCCAACGAGGGATGTACTTCGCAATGCTCCGGCATTCTGGTCTTCTCGAGAAGACTTCGCAACAGTCGAACATCGTCGGCGCTCACCCAAATGCAGATCAGCTTTGGAACGAATGGATTCAGAATGAGTCTCGAAGTCGTCTCATCTACTCGTGGGTATTGGTTGACCAGGACCTGGCACTCTTCCATGATACTGCGCCGCTGTTCTCCGTGACAGAGTTTGGCGCGCCAATGCCAGATGCTGACCGACTGTGGAATGCTAAGAGTGCTGCTGCGTGGTCATCGATATTCGAACAGGTGCATGAGTTCTCCGGTGGCTACTCCTCCATTGGATCTGGTGCAAGGCCGCTGTCGCTGCGAGACCTCTTCCGCCACTTCCTAGACGATGAGATGATTCCTCTCGGTATCGAGATGACACCACTTCAGCTTCGCTTGCTGCTGCATCCTCTCCAGTCCTTGGTCTGCCAATATAGTCAGCTACTCAGCTGCTTCTCGGACGTGCTGTCCAAGAGGGACGACGGCAACACTCCCCGCAAAGTCAGCGCTTCTTCCACAAGAAGCAGGCTCGAGGAAGTCCAGTCACTTCTTGGCCGATGGTTTGACTTGGCAGAGCGATATCTCAAGGCCAACCCGACGTGTCCAATGATGCAAACAAACCTGGTCATCTTCCATCTGATCAGCCTCAACGCAGTGACCAAATTTCCTGAGGTTGAGCGTCTGGCACGACGAGAGAACTTTGACGGCACCTACCAGCAACTTGCATGGACACATAAGCGCTGCATCCACGACATCGAAGAGGCAGTCTTCCACTGTGGTCAAGTGTTCCGACTGATCCGTGCGATGCCTCGAGGCATTCGTCCTCCATGGTGGGCTGGCGCCATCTACCGCGTGGCGCTCATCTTGTGGACGGATAGTCTCACGCACAAGGAGTCTGCATCGCCGAACAACAACGGCATGTTCCCGGTACCGGGTCCATCGTTTGCCATCGACAACCTATCCGCAGACCATCCCCTCATCATCCGGTACCTCACCAAGAGGGAAGGCGTGCCGTGTGTGACCAAGCGTGATGGCTCACAGATGCCACTTGACCGCGCCTACTCCGTGCTGCAACATTCCATCGAAGTCATCGACGAGGGCGCCTCCAATCGCTTCGCCGATGGGATCCGGTCCAAGCTGGAACGACTGGCTCGAGGATGA